The proteins below are encoded in one region of Manis pentadactyla isolate mManPen7 chromosome 2, mManPen7.hap1, whole genome shotgun sequence:
- the FOSL2 gene encoding fos-related antigen 2 isoform X3: protein MPGSGSAFIPTINAITTSQDLQWMVQPTVITSMSNPYPRSHPYSPLPSLASVPGHMALPRPGVIKTIGTTVGRRRRDEQLSPEEEEKRRIRRERNKLAAAKCRNRRRELTEKLQAETEELEEEKSGLQKEIAELQKEKEKLEFMLVAHGPVCKISPEERRSPPATGLQPLRSGSGGVGAVVVKQEPLEEDSPSSSSAGLDKGQRSVIKPISIAGGFYGEEPLHTPIVVTSTPAITPGTSNLVFTYPSVLEQESPASPSESCSKAHRRSSSSGDQSSDSLNSPTLLAL, encoded by the exons ATGCCTGGCTCAGGCAGCGCCTTCATCCCCACCATCAACGCCATCACAACCAGCCAGGACCTGCAGTGGATGGTGCAGCCCACCGTGATCACCTCCATGTCCAACCCGTACCCCCGCTCGCACCCCTACAGCCCCTTGCCGAGCCTGGCCTCTGTCCCTGGGCACATGGCCCTCCCAAGACCCGGCGTGATCAAGACCATTGGCACTACTGTGGGCCGCAGGAGGAGAGATGAACAG CTCTCccctgaggaggaggagaagcgCCGAATCCGGAGAGAGAGGAACAAGCTGGCTGCAGCCAAGTGCCGAAACCGACGCCGGGAGCTGACGGAGAAGCTGCAGGCG GAGAcagaggagctggaggaggagaaGTCGGGCCTGCAGAAAGAAATTGCTGAGCtgcagaaggagaaggagaagctgGAGTTCATGTTGGTGGCCCACGGGCCCGTGTGCAAGATCAGCCCGGAGGAGCGCCGCTCGCCGCCGGCCACGGGGCTGCAGCCCCTGCGCAGTGGGAGTGGCGGAGTGGGTGCCGTGGTGGTGAAACAGGAGCCGCTGGAAGAAGACAGCCCCTCGTCGTCATCGGCGGGGCTGGACAAGGGCCAGCGCTCTGTCATCAAGCCCATCAGCATTGCTGGGGGCTTCTACGGGGAGGAGCCCCTGCACACTCCCATCGTGGTGACCTCCAcgcctgccatcactccaggcacCTCGAACCTCGTCTTCACCTACCCCAGTGTCCTAGAGCAGGAGTCACCTGCGTCGCCCTCTGAGTCCTGCTCCAAGGCTCACCGCAGAAGCAGTAGCAGTGGGGACCAGTCTTCAGACTCCTTGAACTCCCCCACTCTGCTGGCTCTGTAA